The genomic DNA CCACCGCGAAGGCATGGCCATCGTGGCGCTCGGCTGGTTCGCCGCCGGAGCCTTCGGAGGACTTCCGTTTTATTTGGGCGGGATTTTCGAGTCGGTCGTGGATTGCGTTTTCGAGTCCCTGTCGGGGTTCAGCACCACCGGGTCGTCCGTGCTCGCCGACATTGAGTCCGTGCCGCGCGGCCTGCTTTTCTGGCGCAGCCTGACCCATTGGCTCGGCGGCATGGGCATCATCGTTCTTTCCCTGGCCATCCTGCCGTTTTTGGGCGTGGGCGGAATGCAGCTCTACAGGGCCGAGGTGCCCGGACCGTCGCCGGACAAGCTCAAGCCGCGCATCAAAGACACGGCCATGACCCTCTGGAAGGTCTACGTTCTGTTCAGCGCGCTCGAAACCGTGTTGCTCATGTTCGGCGGCATGGATTTCTTCGACGCCCTTTGCCACACCTTCGGAACCATGGCCACAGGCGGATTCTCCACCAAGAACGCTTCTGTGGCCGGATTCGACAGTGCCTACATCGACTATGTCATCACCATATTCATGCTTATTGCGGGCGTGAACTTTTCCCTGCACTACCTGATGCTCAAGTGGAAGCCCTCGGCCATGCTCAAGGACCCGGAATTCCGTGTCTTTGCGTGCATGGTGCTGGTTTTCATCGTTATTTTGACAACGGCTGTGCTCATCTCCGGCAACTACGACAACCCGGCCGATGCGGTGCGCTACACTTCGTTCCAGGTGGCCTCCATTCTGACCACCACGGGATTCGCCACGGCTGACTATGAACTGTGGCCAGGATTGGCCCAGGCCATCCTGCTGCTATGCATGTTTGTGGGCGGTTGTGCGGGGTCCACGGGCGGCGGCATGAAGGTCATGCGTATCATGCTGCTGTTCAAGCAGTCCTACCAGGAGCTTTTCCGGCTCATTCATCCCCGTTCCGTGAGTCACGTGAAGATGGGCCATACCGTGGTCAAGGATGACGTCATCAGAGGCGTCTGGGGCTTCGCCTTCCTTTGGGTGGGTCTCTTGATTCTGGCCGCCTTCGTGGTCGCCGCCACCGGCGTGGACGTGGTCACATCCCTGGCCGCGTCCCTGGCGTGCATCGGAAATATCGGTCCCGGCATCGGCGGAGTGGGGCCGACGGACAATTTCGCCTGGATGCCGGACGCGGCCAAGTGGGTCCTGACCTTTTGCATGGTCCTGGGCCGTCTGGAAATCTATACCGTCATCATTCTCTTCGTGCCCGAATTCTGGCGCAAGTAGCGGCGGCTACAGATCGCCCTTGACCGCGCACCCTTTGTAGGCCGCGCCGTCCACCACGGCCTCGGCCTGCCAGCCGAACTGTTCTCCGCTCATGGTGTCCATGCAGACGCCGCGGGTCAGGGTCAGGCTGACGTTGTCGCCCGTGAATACGGCGTCGTCCCCGGATCGCGTGGTCGAGACGCCGGTGAAACGGCGCGGTTCGGGGGAGTCCATCGTGGTCAGTGAAAGCGTTCCCGGCGTGACCCTCATGGTCCAACCGGGTTCATTGCCCATGGCCTTGAAAGAGAATTCGCCGAACCGTTCGCGGCATCCCCAGCTTTCCCCAACGGCCGAGGCATGGAGGAGTTCCCAGGCGGTCAGGCCCACGGAGGAAGGGGCTGAGGTTCCGAGGATTTCAGTGAAGATGGGACCTTTCGAATCCGGCGAGAACAGCTTCATGGCCGCTTGCAGTCGGCCTTTTGTTTCATCCCGGACGGGCAGGGCGATCTGTCCTCCGCAAAGGGTCAGGACAAGGCCGTTGTCCTGAGCCGCAAGTAGCCCTCTGAATGTCTCAATTTTCTCTAGACTTTTTCCAGACTCGTTGCTGTACGCGGGTTTCCCGGCGGATTCGGCTTGTTTCGATAATATGTTGTTGCTCTCGCCGGATGGGGCGGAGCATCCTGTCGACAGGATGGAAAATGCGGCCAGGAAAAGTAAAAAGAAGCGGGAAAAGAAGTTGTTGGATGGGGATTTCGATATGTGCATTGGAGACCTCGTCATGTTTTTCTGAGCCTATACCGAAGAAGAGGCCCGCGCCATCCCCGGGGGGACGGCGCGGGCCGTATGAGCCGTTGATGGGACTTGGGCAGCCTAGTCGATGCGGTGGTGGCATCCTACTGTTTTCTGGTTGCGCAGGGCGGCCTGGGTAATGATGTAGGCCGTCTGGGAACCGTGGAAGAGATCGATGATGGATTTGCTCAATTCCGTCTCGCGATAGAAATCCTGAAGGTTCTTGGTCAGCTTGTGCAGGTCCACATAGGCGCGGTTCAGGCGATTGCTCGTGCGGGTGACGCCCACGTAGTTCCACATGGTGTTGCGGATGTTGGACCAGTCCTGCGCGATGAGCGCAGGGTCCTCGTCGTGGATGCCGTGGGGAACCCAGTCCGGAATGGCGTCGAGGAGCTTGCGGGGCAGGCTGGAACTCCGGTTGAGGCGCATGGCCATGTCCTGTCCGGCCGAATGCCCCCAGAGCATTCCTTCCAGGAGCGAGGTGCTGGCCAGCCGGTTGGCGCCGTGAACGCCGGTGCAGCTGCATTCGCCTGCCGCGTAGAGGTGGTCCAGAGTGGTGCGCGCTCTGTTGTCCACCAGGATGCCGCCGCAGAAATAGTGCGCTGCCGGGACCACGGGAACCGGGTCCGTGGCCATGTTAATGCCCATTTTGCGGCACCGCTCGGAAATGGTCGGGAATCGCTTGGTGACGTCCTGCTTGATTCCGGAACAGTCCAGGTAGACGCAGTCGTCGTCCGTGTTCAGCATCTCTTCCATGATGGCCCGCGTGACGATGTCGCGGGGAGCCAGGTCCGCGCGGGGATCATGGTTGGGCATGAAACGTTCGCCACGTGAGTTGACCAGAACGGCTCCCTCGCCGCGCACGGCCTCGGAAACCAGGAAGCGCCGTTCTCCGCGTTTGGTGCCGCCATAGAGGGCTGTGGGGTGGAACTGCACATATTCACAGTTCATCAGCCGGGTCCCGGCGCGATGGGCCATGGCAAGGCCCGAGCCTATGGACCCCGAGGTGTTGGTGGTGTGCAGATAAATCTGCCCGATGCCGCCGGTGGCCAGCAGGGTGTACTTGGACAGGATGGTTTCGACCTTGCCCACCTGATCGTTGAATACGTAGGCCCCGACGCATTGGTTGGACAGGTTGTACTGGAAGTCCAGATGCCGGGCGTGGTGCTGGGTGGTCAGGAGGTCGATTGCGGTGCGCTGGGTCAGCACACGGATGTTGGGGTGCTCCTCAACGGCGTTGGAGAGCACTTCCATGATGTTCCGGCCGGTGTGGTCGTCGCAGTAGAGAATGCGCGCCAGGGAATGGCCGCCCTCGCGGGTCAGGTACCAGTCGCCCGGTTTGCGCTGGTTGAAGGGTATCTTGTATTTTTCGAGGAAGAGTTCTTTGAGGACTACCGGCCCCTTGCGGGAGATGAAACGCACCGCTCGGGAATAGTTGTGTTTCCAGCCCGCGGTAAGGATATCTTTTTCCAGTATCCTGGGGTCGTCGTGCTCGTTGCGGTAGACGATGCCCCCTTGCGCGAGGGAAGTGTTGCCGGTTTTCAGGTCGACCCCGGCAGTGATTAGGATGACGTCGCGCCCCTGGTCGGCCAGGGTGAGGGCGGCCACGGAACCGGCGATGCCGGAACCGATGATCAAAGCGTCGGATTGCAGGCGGAAATCGTTCATGGCTAATGGTGTAGCACCAGGCACGGCTAGGAGCAAACAGCGAGCATTCTTTCCAGGGCAAGCTTGGCGGGCTCCCGGATGGCGTTGCTCACCGTGACGGGTGTGGCTGTGTCGAGGGTTTGCAGGGTATGGGCGAGTTTTTCGATTGTGATCTTGCCCATGTCCTCGCACAAGGCAGTG from Pseudodesulfovibrio thermohalotolerans includes the following:
- a CDS encoding TrkH family potassium uptake protein, which encodes MRWRYVLHVIGALVACVGLTMALPLAWGLYYGDGTAAPLGMSMAITVFVGGTAFLIFRHSSHKTSIMTHREGMAIVALGWFAAGAFGGLPFYLGGIFESVVDCVFESLSGFSTTGSSVLADIESVPRGLLFWRSLTHWLGGMGIIVLSLAILPFLGVGGMQLYRAEVPGPSPDKLKPRIKDTAMTLWKVYVLFSALETVLLMFGGMDFFDALCHTFGTMATGGFSTKNASVAGFDSAYIDYVITIFMLIAGVNFSLHYLMLKWKPSAMLKDPEFRVFACMVLVFIVILTTAVLISGNYDNPADAVRYTSFQVASILTTTGFATADYELWPGLAQAILLLCMFVGGCAGSTGGGMKVMRIMLLFKQSYQELFRLIHPRSVSHVKMGHTVVKDDVIRGVWGFAFLWVGLLILAAFVVAATGVDVVTSLAASLACIGNIGPGIGGVGPTDNFAWMPDAAKWVLTFCMVLGRLEIYTVIILFVPEFWRK
- a CDS encoding COG3650 family protein, producing the protein MHISKSPSNNFFSRFFLLFLAAFSILSTGCSAPSGESNNILSKQAESAGKPAYSNESGKSLEKIETFRGLLAAQDNGLVLTLCGGQIALPVRDETKGRLQAAMKLFSPDSKGPIFTEILGTSAPSSVGLTAWELLHASAVGESWGCRERFGEFSFKAMGNEPGWTMRVTPGTLSLTTMDSPEPRRFTGVSTTRSGDDAVFTGDNVSLTLTRGVCMDTMSGEQFGWQAEAVVDGAAYKGCAVKGDL
- the nadB gene encoding L-aspartate oxidase; protein product: MNDFRLQSDALIIGSGIAGSVAALTLADQGRDVILITAGVDLKTGNTSLAQGGIVYRNEHDDPRILEKDILTAGWKHNYSRAVRFISRKGPVVLKELFLEKYKIPFNQRKPGDWYLTREGGHSLARILYCDDHTGRNIMEVLSNAVEEHPNIRVLTQRTAIDLLTTQHHARHLDFQYNLSNQCVGAYVFNDQVGKVETILSKYTLLATGGIGQIYLHTTNTSGSIGSGLAMAHRAGTRLMNCEYVQFHPTALYGGTKRGERRFLVSEAVRGEGAVLVNSRGERFMPNHDPRADLAPRDIVTRAIMEEMLNTDDDCVYLDCSGIKQDVTKRFPTISERCRKMGINMATDPVPVVPAAHYFCGGILVDNRARTTLDHLYAAGECSCTGVHGANRLASTSLLEGMLWGHSAGQDMAMRLNRSSSLPRKLLDAIPDWVPHGIHDEDPALIAQDWSNIRNTMWNYVGVTRTSNRLNRAYVDLHKLTKNLQDFYRETELSKSIIDLFHGSQTAYIITQAALRNQKTVGCHHRID